From Agrobacterium tumefaciens, a single genomic window includes:
- a CDS encoding VOC family protein, whose protein sequence is MQTREFVAADDIRSQFSAAMSSMYRDEVPAYGTLMALVGRVNNATLDADPHLKERLEATDSLERISQERHGAIRLGTAAELSMMRRVFAVMGMHPVGYYDLSTAGVPVHSTAFRPVKDRHLKRNPFRVFTSLLRLDLIADEELRKEAATVLAARKIFTGKATALVEKAERDGGLDAADAALFVAEVLETFRWHDKAIVDAGMYKRLHDAHRLIADVVSFKGPHINHLTPRTLDIDAVQTLMPAEGIAPKAVVEGPPTRKCPILLRQTSFKALEEPVAFIGENGEWHAGSHTARFGEIEQRGVALTPKGRALYDALLNETRAKVRPAADGSNSAEYETALADVFTAFPDDWNGIRKAGLGYFSYSLTQKGKAASQPELDIETAIEQGLIQFDPIVYEDFLPVSAAGIFQSNLGDDATQEFTASPNQVMFERDLGASVIDEFAHYAAIEKASLNDCRSVIEMLTAAQ, encoded by the coding sequence ATGCAAACCCGTGAATTCGTAGCCGCTGACGATATTCGCAGCCAGTTTTCAGCAGCAATGTCATCGATGTATCGAGACGAGGTTCCGGCTTACGGCACGCTCATGGCGCTGGTCGGCAGAGTGAACAACGCAACGCTCGACGCCGACCCGCATTTGAAAGAGCGCCTGGAGGCCACGGATTCGCTCGAGCGCATCTCGCAGGAGCGTCATGGTGCAATCCGCCTTGGGACAGCTGCCGAGCTTTCAATGATGCGTCGCGTCTTTGCTGTCATGGGCATGCACCCGGTCGGCTATTATGATCTGTCCACCGCTGGCGTTCCCGTCCACTCCACTGCATTCCGCCCGGTGAAAGACCGTCACCTAAAACGCAACCCGTTCCGTGTATTCACCTCGCTGCTGCGTCTGGATTTGATCGCGGATGAGGAGTTGCGCAAGGAAGCCGCGACTGTGCTTGCCGCACGCAAGATCTTTACCGGCAAGGCGACTGCACTGGTGGAAAAGGCAGAACGCGATGGCGGTCTTGACGCTGCGGACGCCGCTCTCTTCGTGGCCGAAGTTCTTGAAACCTTCCGCTGGCACGACAAGGCCATTGTCGATGCCGGCATGTATAAGCGCCTGCACGACGCACATCGGTTGATCGCCGACGTTGTCTCGTTCAAAGGGCCGCATATCAATCATCTGACACCCCGTACGCTCGACATCGATGCTGTTCAGACGCTGATGCCTGCTGAAGGCATTGCGCCGAAAGCGGTGGTGGAAGGTCCTCCGACGCGAAAATGTCCTATCCTTCTACGCCAGACATCTTTCAAGGCACTCGAAGAACCCGTCGCATTCATTGGTGAAAACGGTGAATGGCATGCCGGTTCGCATACGGCCCGTTTCGGTGAAATCGAGCAACGCGGCGTGGCGCTGACACCGAAGGGGCGCGCCCTATACGACGCCCTGTTGAACGAAACCCGTGCCAAGGTGCGCCCTGCGGCAGACGGATCGAACTCTGCTGAGTATGAAACAGCCCTTGCCGATGTCTTCACGGCATTTCCAGATGACTGGAACGGCATCCGAAAAGCCGGGCTTGGTTACTTCAGCTATTCGTTGACCCAAAAAGGCAAGGCGGCATCACAACCTGAACTCGACATCGAAACGGCCATCGAGCAAGGGCTGATCCAGTTCGATCCCATCGTCTATGAAGACTTTCTACCCGTAAGCGCGGCTGGTATTTTCCAGTCCAACCTTGGCGACGATGCAACACAGGAATTCACCGCGAGCCCAAATCAGGTGATGTTCGAGCGTGATCTCGGCGCATCTGTGATTGATGAGTTCGCGCACTATGCGGCCATCGAAAAGGCCTCTCTCAACGATTGCCGCAGCGTCATAGAAATGCTGACCGCAGCGCAATAG